From the Drosophila sechellia strain sech25 chromosome X, ASM438219v1, whole genome shotgun sequence genome, the window GCTTTAATCAACACTTCATTTGATTACTTTCAGACCTGCGTTAAGGGCAAGAACTACAAAAGGGATGAACTGTTCGGCATGATGAACAGCTACATGCCGAACATGAGCATCGAGAGGGATATTGGGTACAAGGTCACCTTTGTACTGGAGAACAAGTTTGAGGATCAGTTCCCTATGCTAATCGATGATCTGGAGGAGAATATGCAGCAGCTGGGTGTGGTCAGTTTTCGGATTCGGGACACGTCGATGGAGGAAATTTTCCTGCGATTCGGATGCGAGGAGAATGACCAGAGTGGCGCTTTTCAATCGCACGAAAACACGCAAATCCTGCTGGAGGAGTACTATTCCACACTGGCTGAGGCCAATGAAAAAGGTCGAAGGACTGGCTGGAAACTGTTTTTTTTGCATGGCAGGTATTTGAAAAACAATACTCTATAAAAgctatatgcatatatttcgAAAAAAGCTCCATCAAAAGTGTGATAATAGCTGCTGATCCATTAACTACTTTTAACCACAAAATCTTCGGCTAGCCGAATCTTACGTATATACCCTTGCAGCAATGATAGGGTAAATGTATTGTCGTAGTAAAGTCAATATATCTGCAATTTATAAATTACATAATTATTAACCAATGCCAGGGCGGTGATCTACAAACGTTGGATTGCGGCCCACCGACACTGGATCGTTTTAATTTTTGAGGTTCTGGCCATGGCCCTGGTGGCGGTGTGCACCTTCTCCAGCATTTTCATCTACGGCAAGAACTATGAGTTGGCACCGCTGACCTTTAACCTCAGCCAGCTGCACACCGTGGACGCCTTCGTGGAGCTCTTCTCCGAAGAGGAGGATGTAAAGGATATGCACGCCTATTACACGGAGCTGCTCTATTGGTACGACGCTCATGTGGCGACGCTGACAAGAAACCGGCATAACGCGTACGCCCTGTTGACCCAAAACCAGTTCACCGCCCACGTCAACTCGCGCTACATTTTCGGGGCCACGTTCGATCAAAAGATCGTCACCGCCTGGTTTAATAATATACCACTGCACGCTGCACCCTATGCCTTGAATGTTGTCCACAATGCGGTAGCCAGGTGGGTTTCATTTGTTTAAACAAGGCTGCCTCAGGTGGTAACCTAATGCATTTGAAGTAGGATGCGTCCAATTTCAGCTGTTGTACTTTCATAACCTAACCAGTTCTTATGCCGCAGGCACTTGTTCGACGAGGAGGCCACCATTGATGTGACCCTGACGCCGCTCCCGTTCCGTACGGCCATTAACAACTTTCCGCCCAGCACCCATACATTTGGTGGCTGTTTAGCCTTTGGCATTTGCTTCGTGCTGACCTTCATCTGGCCAGCATTCGCGATTTACATGATCACCGAGCGTGGAAGCTTGCTGAAGAAGCAACAGTTTTTGGCCGGAGTCAGGGTGTGCAGCTACTGGACGTTTACGGTTGTATATGATTTGCTCTTCCTGCTGATCTTCTGCGTGTGCGTTGTGGTCATGGTGGCCTTATACGAGAATCCCAACCACGACGCCATGCTATACGGTGATATGTCCGTCCTATGCCAACACCAATATAGAATGCCTGTCGGTTAAGCGAAGATGGGAAATGCCAAGCATTTCTATCATCACTGGACTTGATAGATGTTTGCTACACAGAGTTTTGATCATGCCTATTGACACATCCATCCACAGGTTACATATCGGTCACATTGATGCTGGGAGGATTCTGGGTGATCCTGCTCGCGTATTTATTGGCGAGCCTGTGCCGGAACCCGTGCTATGGATTTTTGTGGCTATGCGGGATTAACAGTATCGGCCTCGTCTGCTTCTCGCAATTCTATAGAACTGATCCAGAATCTATGCTCCTCGAGCCGACCTTTTTGGCCATGTACACGGTGGCCACAGTTATATGCAAGCTTTTCATGATCTACGAATTCAAGCTAATCTGCATGGATCCCGTTGTGAATTTCACCTCCGTCGAGGTATTCAAGTGCAATAGCACACCCAATTGCTGCAGTTGAGTATGATTCcataaaaaaacacaatttttctataaatatctctctctcttttaTAGTAAAATCGAACTACGGCACTTTTACCGCGGGCATCTACCAGGATCTGGTGTTACTGACCCTACTTAATATTATCCTGCTGGCTTTCCTTTTTGTCTCCGAGTATCATTCCATCTTGGGGTTTGCAGACTGCCGTCTGGATTCCGGGACGGATGAATCGTCGGATAGGAACCAGGAAAGCCGTCCTTTCCCTGGCATCGTAACTCATGACACCGCGACTGTTGTAGATAAAGAACACACTAGTCGTTTGAATGATGAGGAGCGCAGCAAATGCGCCGCTGTCGGGATTGGGATTGTCTGCAAATATCGACGAAATCGCGTGCTCAGAGATCTGGACTTCACTGTGGCCAAGCAAGTATTCATTGTggaattacatttttatacgcaaaatttaaacataaaaGAATTTGAGACTAATCGGCTATCTATTTCATCGACTagcagatacccgttactcagctacaGGCAGTGCTAGGGAGAAATTTCAGAATTCATTTcgcatatcgatagaaattggctagaaaaacaaaaaaaaaaagaagcaagaattttatagtcgagttccccgactattagatacccgttactcagctagtttGAACGTGAACgcgatatcgatagatattggggaataaaatgtgACCGGTTTGCGGCTATAGGGCGTtagggtgggcgtggcaacgtGGGTCAACAatcttgcgctgcgtctttgtctctggaatctgtatgctgaatctcaaccttctagcttttattctttctgagatctcgacgttcatacggacagccGGACATGgtcaataatatatatactttatatagtcggaacgCTTCGAGTAACACATGTATAAAAGCCTTTCCTTAAAGTGTTTTTGGGGGTTGGATGTAGTATACTAGATACCCTGGAAGAAGAAGCTTTTCCGGCCCTATAAAATACATTTACTTTTGATAAAGACCATAAGTCAATCtaatctggccatgtccgtctgtcagtACATATGAACGCTGTGAGACACCTAAGCTTTGTAAACTTGTTTCAGAATATGGCCCATAATTGTCACGACAAAACTTTAGTTTCTATTTATCATAAATGTTATCATTTGCTTTGTCAATTCTATAGATATATCAAATTGAATATAGACCAAGACAACTTCAACGTTTAAAAACTGCAACAAAACTGCAAAAAGCAGGCACGCCCACAATttctaaaaatgtttttttttattattgcactttatttttattattaagcaATTTAAAAGTTATACTAGGTGAGTTGAGGGAAATTAGCATTATATAACCTTGCATACTTTCTTGTTTTGAGTTCCTACAAATAAATGTAAGCAAacgtttataaatattatttatacccAGATCGGAGTGCTTGAGCATCACGGGAGCGAACAACTCCGGCAAGACTACGCTGCTCAAGGTGGTGGTGAATGAGACAAAGATGAACGCTGGACAGCTCTGGATCCATGACTACTCGGTGAACAGCCACCGTGTCCAGTGCTACCGGATGGTGGGCTACTGTCCGCAAAAAGACAGCCTTCCGGCGGAGTTTACACCGCGGGAACTGTTGTACATTCACGCCATGTTTCAGGGCCACAGGCACCGCATAGGCCGCGAATTGTCGGAGGCACTGCTCCGGCTGGTGGGACTCACCCCTTGCTGGAATCGGTCAGTGCGCATGTGCACCACAGGTCAAATCCGGCGATTATACTTTGCCTACGCCGTGCTGGGATCCCCGGATCTCATCTGTGTGGACGGTGTGCCAGCTGGACTGGATCCGACCGGCAAGCGAATCATCCTGATGATGACATCCACCATGCAGGCGATGGGATCCAGTTTCTTGTACACTATGCTCACAGGTCTGGACGCCGAGCGACTGTCCCTGCGCACGCCACTTCTCTTAGAGGGCCAACTCTGGATGATTCGGCCCATGGACCCGGAGACCGAGAACTATAAGAGCGGCTACCAGCTAGAGGTACGATTCAAGAGGAAGGTCAATCCTAATGTCAGCATGTCCCGGGCCACCTGGAACCTAATCAACCACTTTCCCATGTCACCAAACAAGAAGTTCAGTGCCTTCATGGAGATCAAGTTCCCCGATGCCGTGCTCAAGTGAGATTAACCTTTGGCTCTTTGTAGGCAGAATAACTGAACTCAAACCAATGATGTTTAATTTCCAGAATTGAAAGGGATGACTCGATGGTATTTTTATTGCCGTTGGGCACGACCACCTTCTCGGAGATATTTCTTACACTGCGCAAAGATGCCTTCGAAATGAACATTGAGGACTACTTTATCACACGCAACATGCTCGTAGGCTTCCAGATCTTTACCTACGATCAGCATCAGGACAATCCATAAGATTTAAGATATAGTTTGATTTCTCTGCAGTTTATCTGTCTGTTTTAAGCTATTTGGAAAGATTCATTGTATTGCCTTGTGGGGTTTAAACAGTTCACATTCCCTCCTTAAATACAAGAACATTAGTTTACATTTAgataaaatttaattcaatcgTATAGTTTTACATTTATATAGTATACATTTAACATAGTTTGTAAATTCTCATATGTATCGTAGAGTTTGTGCCACAATTAAATTGACTTATTTACACGCTTTGGTAAGCCGGTCTAAGTACATCGGACTAAATACACATATTACTATATGCAACAAGTTTCCTTTGGGCGCTGGGAATAGTTTCGGGCCAAATCTGGCCAATACTTTTGGAAGGCGAAATGAAAGAATAAATCAAAACTAAAAGATCTTGGGAACTAATAGTACATATCAAGCATTTGTATatggatatatgtatatacatatacacatatatatgaacataaaaattaaagatCTCTCGTCGTTTAGTGTAAATTTCGCTAGATGATCACAATGAACTAAGGCTGCTATCTATTGTCAGGTCGAGCTTAGAAACTATTTGTTAGCTGTTCAGGCATCGGCGTTGCTTTGGTATACAACATTATTATCTGTGAGTGTAAGATCAGGTGAAGATCGGATCGTAACGGACCCGCTCAGGTAGTTGGTTCAAAACTCATTAGTTAGCAGGCACTTGCACAGCTTCCTCAATTCCGAGAGGCGACTTGATAAAGGAGGGACAAATTTCATAAGGAGAAAGAAAGAACAGACGTAACAAGGTTAGCATCAGCTCGGCATTCAAGGCGGGCGCTAGTTAGTGGGAAATTGTTAGCTCTTTAAGGAATATACGCATGCAGCTAGCTGAGTTAGCTTGTAACATTAATGTTAGGGTGTTGGCTAAAACTACGaacaaaaaatcattaaacaaaatcaatgaAATGACAGATGAACTACTCCGAGTGCTGTTGTGCATGAGAAATAGGATGTTCTGGCGGTGTTGCGGTGCTCGTTTTGTTTAGGTGCTGGcaatgcgatgcgatgcgacaGGCAGAAGATGAAGCCAGGAAGCAAGAAGCCCGTTAAAAAGAAGCCAGGTGGTGTTTGTTATCAACTGGGTGTCGGGTCTTTTTGGGGGCTAGCTCACTGATTGGCGCGCGTATCCTCGCGCTGGTATTTGGCGAACTCGAGAAAGATCTCCTCCAGCGTTGTCTGGCTGACTGAGTAGTCCTCCACGTTCAGCTGGTCGCGATTGCTCTCCATCAAGCCGAAGATGCGAGACCATTTCACTCCAGTCAATGGAATGTAGAATGTTAAAATGCCCTGGTACTCCtccctttaaaaaaaaaaaggttgaTATATAAAAGCAATAGTGAGAAACAAATAAACTCACTGCAAAATAGAATTTGGATATTCGTGCTCCACAAACTCCTTGACGGCATCTATGTCCTGCTGGGCCATTTGGGCGGGCACGGTCTGCTCATCCGGATTTCGCGCAAAGCCACCACTCAAACGCGCTTGACGCAGTGCCTCCATATTGCGGCGCACCTTGATCTTGAGGATAAGGCCCTTGGAGAACTTGTTTTTAAGATGCTGCGTGGAGCCAATGCATTTGAATTCTCCGTTCACCATAATCGCCAGTCGCGTACAGAGTGCTTCACACTCCTCCATGCTGTGGGATGTGAGCACAATGGATTTACCCGAATCACGGATTCGGCACACCATGTTCCATAATTGACGCCTGGCCGCCGGATCCATGCCGGTTGTGGGTTCATCTAGGTAAATAACGGACGGACTTCCGATCACAGCAATGGCCGTACTTAACTTGCGCTTATTTCCGCCACTATAGGCGTATGTTTGTTTATCGATGTGCTTCATAAAGCCAAATGACTTTGCTAGATCCTCGGACAACTGTCGGATGCGAGACTCCTGGACACCACGTAACATGCAGAAAATGCGGAGCACCTCGCGACCCGTCAGATCATCCAAAAGTGCATCGAACTGCGGACAGTACCCGATCATTTTGTAAATGCTGTTCATGTTCGACTCCAGGCTCAGACCCTGGACGTAAGCGGCTCCCGAGCTAATACGCTCATCGCCGGTCATCATCTTAAATGTGGTCGTTTTGCCGGCTCCGTTCACGCCCAACAGCCCAAAACATTCGACTCTGTGGGGAGATGGAAGAAGCGAGAAAAGATCTATTGTTAGAGGCCATCTTATTTTATACACTATAGTTTTTAGCTTTCAGTACTTccaaatataattaaaaaaattcatAATAAGTAACATACTCAACTTACTCCTGTACGCAGAGCGACACTTGATTAACGGCCAGAAACTGGCCGTAGTACTTGGTGACCCGGTCAAGCACCAAATTCTTGGCGGCCAGCTCATTAGAGGACATCTGCAGAATTCGCTCCCGTTCGTTAGCAACATCATCATCCAATTGACCTTCCGTTGGTGGCGGTGGAGGTTTACTAAACATGATACACATCGTTAGACGGGACACACGTCCGGGGTGGCCATAACTTACGATAGCATTTGACGGATTTTGAACATCAATTCGTTGATCAATCTAAACTCAAGCACAATAATGATAAGGAAGAAGACGACTCCGGTGACAGTCATGTACACAGTCTCGGGCAGAACGCCAGGCTCTTCCCAAGCGAAGTAAGGCTTAATGTCTGAAATTGGAGagtataattaattaattaagataataatttgttttactTTGTGTGATGAGGCATCTCTTAAGGCCTTCTTAAGAATGGCTCGTTACGGGGATAGACAAGTCAAATACTCACTGCAGCATTGTGGCACCAACTCGCAGAGGAGAATGGGTGGAAGGGCTCCGGCCTTGGCGCAGGCATTCCTTGTCGCTGTGTTGGTGTAGACCTTATTCAAACTCATAGCCAGCGAAAAGTGTGGAAAGATTCGGAATATCCAGCCTAATATGTCCGCAGTATCCTTCGTATCGAATAATTCCGAGGACATCACCACGACCACAATGAAAAGGGCCATGCCGCAGAAGATATTAACAATGGATACCCTAGCAAAGCCTGTGGCCGGTTCCCTAAAGAACAACGACATTATGTAGATGAACGGCAACACGGCGAAACCAAAGAGCAGTAACAATAAATAGTATCTGCCCAGTTCTCCGAAACTGGATAGGCCGGGCTCCTGGAAACAGACAATCGTAATCACCACGATCAGAGCCGTCACAATGTAGGATGCAAAATCGCAGATGAACTGCGACAACCAGAAGGTCCAGACTTTCACGCCGCCCACAAACTGCAGCAACTTGGCTCTGGACTCTCGCTCCTTGATCAGAAACAGAATATATATTGAGCTCACGAAGCACATGCAGAAGCACAGATTGGAGGCCAGTTGGGTGCCCAGATTATTGCCCGTGCTCAGCTGAGAGAGCAGCGTGCTGGTCGTGTACGGCAATGGTGCATTTGTCACCTGGATCTTCACCGAGGAACCAAAAAGCTTATCGGCAATGGCATTGTGGACCATGTTCACTGTCAAGGGAGCAGTGTGCAACGCCTGGTTGTTCAGCCAGGCAGTAATTTTGGACTCGGTAATAGTGGCGGCAACCAAATAGCGCGAGTTAATGCGCACCTGGATCGTTTTTCCCAGATCCAGGATGTAGTCCTAAAATTAAGATACAATTATGCGTAAGGAAGAGCAAAGACAAGAATTAGATATAACCTACCTCAAAGCCCTGAGTGCCTGTTAGTTCCAGACCATAATTACTACCATAGGAACGAGCCAAATCCTCGTATTTATTAGCTATTTCACAGCCAGCACCGCTTTCCACATTAGACCGATCCAAAACAGTTACAGCCTGGGGATATTGAGTCAACGAAATGGTAATGGGCTTTAGTTCCTGGAAAGTTCCCTGCGTCTTTATGATCAAAATGGTGACAACCACGAAAAAGACGGGCATAATGTTTTGGATGAGCAGAAGGAGCTTGTTGCGCCACGTGTAGAGGAACTTTTTGAGGAGCATGGCCTTCCATTGGTTCAACAGCAGCTGCAATCCCTGGAGCAGTCGTCGATTCTCCGAGAAGATGCCGTCCGCTGCAAACAGTTAATTGAGCTTATCAAGAGTCCAAGAACCAAGATCGAGTTCAAACACTGCTTACACTGTACAGATTCGTTGTCATCCTCGCCACGGAATCCACTGCCTCCGTTCATAATCTCGTGTTGGTCCTTTATGTTGCCGGTATTGTCTTTTTCTGCGCCAACCTTCATGAACACCTCCTCCATCGATGTGATGCCCACGCCGTAGCCATTTAGATACAGTTCGTCTGATTGTTCCTCCAGTTGTCCAAACATCTCCTCAAACTTGGTGGAGGCGCTATCCGGCAGTTGATAGGACAGTTCCGCGCCAATATCGCACTCCGGCTTCAAGCCCGGAATGTACTTGTTCAGTAGAGCAGTCACCTCATTCGTCTCGCAGTCATCTCGTTTCACACAGATCTTGAGGTATTCACAAGTTTTATAAGTACATctatcttaaaataaaatctgATCTCCACTTACCAATCGGTAGCCCGATCCATATTGCTTCTTCAGGAAAAATGAGGTTCCTTGGCACTTAAGCTCACCGTCGCACATGATAGCAATACGATCGCCCAGCACATCAGCCTCGTCCATAAAGTGAGTAGTCAGCAACAGGGTGCGCCCCACCTTCTCCTGCTGCAGTAAGTCCCACAACTGCCGCCTGGCCGACGGATCCATTCCTGAGCTCGGTTCGTCGCACAGCACCACCTTTGTGTCGCCGCAGAGGGCGCAGCAAACGGACAGTTTGCGTTTCATGCCGCCAGAAAGTTTAGATGAGGCCACATTCGCCTTGTCCTCCAGCTCGATCATCTTCAGATACTTTGCCACCTCCTGCTCCACGGCCTTACCGCGCAATCCCTTCATCCGACTGAAAAATCGAATGTGATTCGACACACTCATCTCATCGAAAAGGACATTGTGCTGTGGACAGATGCCCAGAGACATGCGGGCTCCTTCGATATTGGTTCGGATGTCACTGCCGTTTATAATGGCTGTCCCGCTCGTTGGGGGAAACATGCCCGTCAGCATCGATATGGTCGTAGTTTTGCCGGCTCCATTGTGACCAAGCAGAACCGTTATCTCATCCTCAAACATATTCATTGAAAGGCCTTTTACGACCATTTTATCACCAAAGCGCTTTTTGAGATGTCGCATCTGCAGGCCGATATGCTTGCCCTCTGGTTCCGTTTCAAAGGCCTTCGGATCCCGCTGCTCCACATGCCCATTGGGAATGTCCTCCACTCCCGTGTACTCCCGTTCGCCGCACCAAAATTCGCGGGTGAACGGGAAGTTCCAGGGGCGGGGCACACCAAAACTACCCGGCATCACTTGCTCTACGTACAAGCAGATAACCATGTAAATAACGCACGATACCAGCATCATGATCATCACGGCTCCCAAAGTCAACGTGTCATCTACGGAAACCGGCGTGAAGAAGTTGCTCCACTGCAGACCCTCGCCTGTTCCCTCGAAGCCCAGGATCAGTTTGATGCCAAAGCCCATGGCCGTGTTTGAGATCAAGCTCCAGCCGAGCTTGGAGGAAAGACTCAGATCGTCGTAGCTATTTATGGTAAATGAATACGGAATGTAGGCGATGAACCAAATTAAGCCCGTAACGGCGGCCGCAGTGCTCGCTCTGGAGAAGAATGTGGCCATCATGAAGCAGAAGCAGATGCTCGATACGATGTATATTATCAGAAAGAAGACCAAAGCCGTAAAATTAGCATGCGTCAGTACGGCTACACC encodes:
- the LOC6615215 gene encoding ATP-binding cassette sub-family A member 3 isoform X2, with protein sequence MAKVTNWDKFVLLLWKNWTLQWNHKWQMVIELVLPAIFSLLLVLVRTLVDTEQKGVRYYNEQNLTDLNLLQHSLHRSSYLGKLIALIAPNRRRENGGFSKFEFTLCYSPVNPVLKNLVEEAWQSLGKTQICESENAAQLELDTVSKNAFAGVQFDDAWANLTENDTLPDDFHFALRFPAELRTATIAIANTWLTMRLFPTIDLTGPRNEGDDDGGIPPGYLREGFLPLQHSLSMAYLRQRSGKQDLPNVVMKRYPFPAYIFDPLLEGMSSIMSLIILLSFIYPCTYITKYITAEKEKQLKEVMKIMGLNNWLHWTAWFVKSFIMLTISAILIAILVKINWSEGVAVLTHANFTALVFFLIIYIVSSICFCFMMATFFSRASTAAAVTGLIWFIAYIPYSFTINSYDDLSLSSKLGWSLISNTAMGFGIKLILGFEGTGEGLQWSNFFTPVSVDDTLTLGAVMIMMLVSCVIYMVICLYVEQVMPGSFGVPRPWNFPFTREFWCGEREYTGVEDIPNGHVEQRDPKAFETEPEGKHIGLQMRHLKKRFGDKMVVKGLSMNMFEDEITVLLGHNGAGKTTTISMLTGMFPPTSGTAIINGSDIRTNIEGARMSLGICPQHNVLFDEMSVSNHIRFFSRMKGLRGKAVEQEVAKYLKMIELEDKANVASSKLSGGMKRKLSVCCALCGDTKVVLCDEPSSGMDPSARRQLWDLLQQEKVGRTLLLTTHFMDEADVLGDRIAIMCDGELKCQGTSFFLKKQYGSGYRLICVKRDDCETNEVTALLNKYIPGLKPECDIGAELSYQLPDSASTKFEEMFGQLEEQSDELYLNGYGVGITSMEEVFMKVGAEKDNTGNIKDQHEIMNGGSGFRGEDDNESVQSDGIFSENRRLLQGLQLLLNQWKAMLLKKFLYTWRNKLLLLIQNIMPVFFVVVTILIIKTQGTFQELKPITISLTQYPQAVTVLDRSNVESGAGCEIANKYEDLARSYGSNYGLELTGTQGFEDYILDLGKTIQVRINSRYLVAATITESKITAWLNNQALHTAPLTVNMVHNAIADKLFGSSVKIQVTNAPLPYTTSTLLSQLSTGNNLGTQLASNLCFCMCFVSSIYILFLIKERESRAKLLQFVGGVKVWTFWLSQFICDFASYIVTALIVVITIVCFQEPGLSSFGELGRYYLLLLLFGFAVLPFIYIMSLFFREPATGFARVSIVNIFCGMALFIVVVVMSSELFDTKDTADILGWIFRIFPHFSLAMSLNKVYTNTATRNACAKAGALPPILLCELVPQCCNIKPYFAWEEPGVLPETVYMTVTGVVFFLIIIVLEFRLINELMFKIRQMLSKPPPPPTEGQLDDDVANERERILQMSSNELAAKNLVLDRVTKYYGQFLAVNQVSLCVQEVECFGLLGVNGAGKTTTFKMMTGDERISSGAAYVQGLSLESNMNSIYKMIGYCPQFDALLDDLTGREVLRIFCMLRGVQESRIRQLSEDLAKSFGFMKHIDKQTYAYSGGNKRKLSTAIAVIGSPSVIYLDEPTTGMDPAARRQLWNMVCRIRDSGKSIVLTSHSMEECEALCTRLAIMVNGEFKCIGSTQHLKNKFSKGLILKIKVRRNMEALRQARLSGGFARNPDEQTVPAQMAQQDIDAVKEFVEHEYPNSILQEEYQGILTFYIPLTGVKWSRIFGLMESNRDQLNVEDYSVSQTTLEEIFLEFAKYQREDTRANHRLSELRKLCKCLLTNEF
- the LOC6615215 gene encoding ATP-binding cassette sub-family A member 3 isoform X1, which gives rise to MLFVLLAFYGTGLDSVLLIKKEDWPALRFSSNKSARRYGRVTAEVREFSIYRLTNLPSSRVPELKFLPTHSDQLFFLYLFLCRGCVTLFVWLSFGENGGFSKFEFTLCYSPVNPVLKNLVEEAWQSLGKTQICESENAAQLELDTVSKNAFAGVQFDDAWANLTENDTLPDDFHFALRFPAELRTATIAIANTWLTMRLFPTIDLTGPRNEGDDDGGIPPGYLREGFLPLQHSLSMAYLRQRSGKQDLPNVVMKRYPFPAYIFDPLLEGMSSIMSLIILLSFIYPCTYITKYITAEKEKQLKEVMKIMGLNNWLHWTAWFVKSFIMLTISAILIAILVKINWSEGVAVLTHANFTALVFFLIIYIVSSICFCFMMATFFSRASTAAAVTGLIWFIAYIPYSFTINSYDDLSLSSKLGWSLISNTAMGFGIKLILGFEGTGEGLQWSNFFTPVSVDDTLTLGAVMIMMLVSCVIYMVICLYVEQVMPGSFGVPRPWNFPFTREFWCGEREYTGVEDIPNGHVEQRDPKAFETEPEGKHIGLQMRHLKKRFGDKMVVKGLSMNMFEDEITVLLGHNGAGKTTTISMLTGMFPPTSGTAIINGSDIRTNIEGARMSLGICPQHNVLFDEMSVSNHIRFFSRMKGLRGKAVEQEVAKYLKMIELEDKANVASSKLSGGMKRKLSVCCALCGDTKVVLCDEPSSGMDPSARRQLWDLLQQEKVGRTLLLTTHFMDEADVLGDRIAIMCDGELKCQGTSFFLKKQYGSGYRLICVKRDDCETNEVTALLNKYIPGLKPECDIGAELSYQLPDSASTKFEEMFGQLEEQSDELYLNGYGVGITSMEEVFMKVGAEKDNTGNIKDQHEIMNGGSGFRGEDDNESVQSDGIFSENRRLLQGLQLLLNQWKAMLLKKFLYTWRNKLLLLIQNIMPVFFVVVTILIIKTQGTFQELKPITISLTQYPQAVTVLDRSNVESGAGCEIANKYEDLARSYGSNYGLELTGTQGFEDYILDLGKTIQVRINSRYLVAATITESKITAWLNNQALHTAPLTVNMVHNAIADKLFGSSVKIQVTNAPLPYTTSTLLSQLSTGNNLGTQLASNLCFCMCFVSSIYILFLIKERESRAKLLQFVGGVKVWTFWLSQFICDFASYIVTALIVVITIVCFQEPGLSSFGELGRYYLLLLLFGFAVLPFIYIMSLFFREPATGFARVSIVNIFCGMALFIVVVVMSSELFDTKDTADILGWIFRIFPHFSLAMSLNKVYTNTATRNACAKAGALPPILLCELVPQCCNIKPYFAWEEPGVLPETVYMTVTGVVFFLIIIVLEFRLINELMFKIRQMLSKPPPPPTEGQLDDDVANERERILQMSSNELAAKNLVLDRVTKYYGQFLAVNQVSLCVQEVECFGLLGVNGAGKTTTFKMMTGDERISSGAAYVQGLSLESNMNSIYKMIGYCPQFDALLDDLTGREVLRIFCMLRGVQESRIRQLSEDLAKSFGFMKHIDKQTYAYSGGNKRKLSTAIAVIGSPSVIYLDEPTTGMDPAARRQLWNMVCRIRDSGKSIVLTSHSMEECEALCTRLAIMVNGEFKCIGSTQHLKNKFSKGLILKIKVRRNMEALRQARLSGGFARNPDEQTVPAQMAQQDIDAVKEFVEHEYPNSILQEEYQGILTFYIPLTGVKWSRIFGLMESNRDQLNVEDYSVSQTTLEEIFLEFAKYQREDTRANHRLSELRKLCKCLLTNEF
- the LOC6615215 gene encoding ATP-binding cassette sub-family A member 3 isoform X4 — its product is MAKVTNWDKFVLLLWKNWTLQWNHKWQMVIELVLPAIFSLLLVLVRTLVDTEQKGVRYYNEQNLTDLNLLQENGGFSKFEFTLCYSPVNPVLKNLVEEAWQSLGKTQICESENAAQLELDTVSKNAFAGVQFDDAWANLTENDTLPDDFHFALRFPAELRTATIAIANTWLTMRLFPTIDLTGPRNEGDDDGGIPPGYLREGFLPLQHSLSMAYLRQRSGKQDLPNVVMKRYPFPAYIFDPLLEGMSSIMSLIILLSFIYPCTYITKYITAEKEKQLKEVMKIMGLNNWLHWTAWFVKSFIMLTISAILIAILVKINWSEGVAVLTHANFTALVFFLIIYIVSSICFCFMMATFFSRASTAAAVTGLIWFIAYIPYSFTINSYDDLSLSSKLGWSLISNTAMGFGIKLILGFEGTGEGLQWSNFFTPVSVDDTLTLGAVMIMMLVSCVIYMVICLYVEQVMPGSFGVPRPWNFPFTREFWCGEREYTGVEDIPNGHVEQRDPKAFETEPEGKHIGLQMRHLKKRFGDKMVVKGLSMNMFEDEITVLLGHNGAGKTTTISMLTGMFPPTSGTAIINGSDIRTNIEGARMSLGICPQHNVLFDEMSVSNHIRFFSRMKGLRGKAVEQEVAKYLKMIELEDKANVASSKLSGGMKRKLSVCCALCGDTKVVLCDEPSSGMDPSARRQLWDLLQQEKVGRTLLLTTHFMDEADVLGDRIAIMCDGELKCQGTSFFLKKQYGSGYRLICVKRDDCETNEVTALLNKYIPGLKPECDIGAELSYQLPDSASTKFEEMFGQLEEQSDELYLNGYGVGITSMEEVFMKVGAEKDNTGNIKDQHEIMNGGSGFRGEDDNESVQSDGIFSENRRLLQGLQLLLNQWKAMLLKKFLYTWRNKLLLLIQNIMPVFFVVVTILIIKTQGTFQELKPITISLTQYPQAVTVLDRSNVESGAGCEIANKYEDLARSYGSNYGLELTGTQGFEDYILDLGKTIQVRINSRYLVAATITESKITAWLNNQALHTAPLTVNMVHNAIADKLFGSSVKIQVTNAPLPYTTSTLLSQLSTGNNLGTQLASNLCFCMCFVSSIYILFLIKERESRAKLLQFVGGVKVWTFWLSQFICDFASYIVTALIVVITIVCFQEPGLSSFGELGRYYLLLLLFGFAVLPFIYIMSLFFREPATGFARVSIVNIFCGMALFIVVVVMSSELFDTKDTADILGWIFRIFPHFSLAMSLNKVYTNTATRNACAKAGALPPILLCELVPQCCNIKPYFAWEEPGVLPETVYMTVTGVVFFLIIIVLEFRLINELMFKIRQMLSKPPPPPTEGQLDDDVANERERILQMSSNELAAKNLVLDRVTKYYGQFLAVNQVSLCVQEVECFGLLGVNGAGKTTTFKMMTGDERISSGAAYVQGLSLESNMNSIYKMIGYCPQFDALLDDLTGREVLRIFCMLRGVQESRIRQLSEDLAKSFGFMKHIDKQTYAYSGGNKRKLSTAIAVIGSPSVIYLDEPTTGMDPAARRQLWNMVCRIRDSGKSIVLTSHSMEECEALCTRLAIMVNGEFKCIGSTQHLKNKFSKGLILKIKVRRNMEALRQARLSGGFARNPDEQTVPAQMAQQDIDAVKEFVEHEYPNSILQEEYQGILTFYIPLTGVKWSRIFGLMESNRDQLNVEDYSVSQTTLEEIFLEFAKYQREDTRANHRLSELRKLCKCLLTNEF